In Marivirga salinae, a single window of DNA contains:
- the smc gene encoding chromosome segregation protein SMC, translating to MQLTKLEIKGFKSFGDRMVINFDKGITGIVGPNGCGKSNVVDAIRWVLGEQKSRMLRSDKMENVIFNGTKKRKQSNLAEVSLTFNNTKNLLPTEYSNVTITRRYYRTGESEYLLNGVSCRLKDITNLFMDTGISSNSYAIIELKMVDDILTDKDNSRRGLFEEAAGISKFKIRKKETLKKLTDTDADLERVEDLLFEIEKNLKSLEKQAKQAEKYYQYKGEYKEKSILLAKKTVADKREVFLNLTKQVDAENDKKLSLNRQLAEQEAALEKGKSELLQKEKLLASRQKALNEHVNKIRQYESEKKIKNERLRFLQDKSDSLKNQIEQDKQSNERASFSIKSLEQEKASAEKIFFETEQRVEVLKAEFEEQKNKTAAIREEVNTLNQQQKALQNEVYQLNKSLEIKEIQLSSVKQELEKSSTDTTEQSASLEEFDAKLEELSKLLKEKNEYLTNLKNKEDHLNQQIEDHKNTIELIREELTQSSRKLDARENEYNLTKSLVDNLEGFPEAIKFLKKSSKWGKNAPLLSDVLTCSEDYRITIENFLEPYMNYYIVETEAQAYEAVNLLSDASKGKAHFFILDNFEKFKPSDSKLYDQAVAATEIVEYDAKYKKLIGFILDNVYVVKGDYNSIPDDRDSVFITQSGKVTKRKFSMSGGSVGLFEGKRIGRAKNLEKLQVEIKELNKKISQIKESLESRQNDLDNLKEHSYRENIEILQTEINEVNSEYVSIRTKQEQFSQMLNSAANKREGMEQQRETLIEEIETIKPDASEKSDKLKEIEQRLSIISEDLSVQDEILSQKSSSFNQENIEFHQQQNRVNSLEQEIGYKRTAFESSKERLEKNQQELKTNDEAIKGIIDTAETNDDELLGMYDEKEQIEIGVNDVEKDYYASRGHIDEIEKQSRNIQRNKEQVDELLMQIQNNLNETKLELNSVKERLSVEFDIDLDKIMNSEEEEEEEVETNETAEDLRNEVSKLKERMERIGPINPMAMEAYEEIKERNDFILTQREDLRNAKESLLNTISEIDEVARTNFIEAYEKIKENFQKVFRTLFTHEDECDLQLSDPENPLESKIEIMAKPKGKRPLTINQLSGGEKTLTATSLLFAIYLLKPAPFCIFDEVDAPLDDANIDKFNNIIREFSKESQFIIVTHNKRTMSSTDVIYGVTMVELGISRVVPVDLRELEDTLE from the coding sequence ATGCAGCTAACCAAACTTGAAATAAAAGGATTTAAGAGCTTTGGTGACCGAATGGTCATTAATTTTGATAAAGGCATTACAGGAATCGTGGGGCCGAACGGATGCGGCAAATCCAATGTAGTTGATGCTATAAGATGGGTGTTAGGTGAACAAAAATCCCGTATGCTCCGCTCCGACAAAATGGAGAATGTTATTTTTAATGGCACCAAAAAGCGAAAGCAAAGTAATTTAGCTGAAGTTTCTCTTACTTTTAATAATACCAAAAATTTACTCCCTACTGAATATTCTAATGTAACAATAACCAGAAGATATTACAGAACTGGAGAAAGTGAATACTTATTAAATGGTGTTAGTTGCCGTTTGAAAGACATTACCAACCTTTTCATGGATACTGGAATTAGCTCTAATAGCTATGCCATTATTGAATTGAAAATGGTAGATGATATCTTAACTGATAAAGATAATTCCAGAAGAGGATTGTTTGAAGAAGCAGCAGGAATTAGCAAATTTAAAATCAGAAAGAAGGAAACTCTCAAAAAATTAACCGATACCGATGCTGATTTGGAAAGAGTGGAAGATTTACTCTTTGAAATTGAGAAAAACCTAAAATCACTCGAAAAGCAAGCCAAACAAGCTGAGAAATATTACCAATATAAAGGCGAATACAAGGAGAAAAGTATACTATTAGCTAAGAAAACGGTAGCCGATAAAAGAGAAGTTTTCCTCAACCTGACCAAACAAGTTGATGCGGAAAATGATAAAAAACTAAGCCTGAATAGACAATTAGCTGAACAGGAAGCTGCTTTAGAAAAAGGTAAATCTGAATTATTGCAAAAGGAGAAATTATTAGCTAGCCGTCAGAAAGCACTCAACGAGCATGTCAATAAAATCAGACAATATGAAAGTGAGAAGAAAATCAAAAATGAGAGATTACGCTTTTTGCAGGATAAAAGTGATAGCCTGAAAAATCAAATTGAGCAGGACAAACAAAGTAATGAGCGTGCCTCTTTCAGTATCAAAAGTTTAGAGCAAGAAAAGGCCTCCGCTGAAAAGATTTTCTTTGAGACTGAGCAGAGAGTAGAAGTCTTAAAAGCTGAATTCGAAGAGCAGAAAAATAAAACTGCTGCCATTAGAGAAGAGGTCAATACTTTAAACCAACAGCAGAAAGCGCTACAAAATGAAGTTTACCAATTAAATAAATCTCTAGAAATCAAAGAGATTCAGCTTTCATCTGTAAAACAGGAACTTGAGAAAAGTAGTACGGATACCACCGAACAATCTGCTAGTCTGGAAGAATTTGATGCAAAGCTAGAGGAGTTATCAAAACTATTAAAGGAGAAAAATGAATATCTCACAAACCTTAAAAACAAGGAAGACCACCTCAATCAACAAATTGAAGATCACAAAAACACTATTGAATTAATTAGAGAGGAATTAACCCAATCATCAAGAAAGCTAGATGCAAGAGAAAACGAATACAACCTGACCAAATCTTTGGTTGATAATTTAGAAGGTTTTCCTGAAGCTATTAAATTTTTAAAGAAAAGCTCTAAATGGGGTAAAAATGCTCCGCTCCTATCTGATGTGTTGACTTGTTCAGAAGATTATCGCATCACCATTGAAAACTTCCTGGAGCCCTATATGAACTACTACATAGTAGAAACTGAGGCTCAAGCTTATGAAGCTGTAAACTTATTGAGCGATGCTAGCAAAGGGAAAGCACACTTCTTCATTTTAGATAACTTTGAAAAGTTTAAGCCAAGTGATTCAAAACTATATGACCAAGCAGTGGCAGCTACAGAAATTGTAGAATATGATGCCAAATACAAGAAGTTAATTGGTTTCATTCTAGACAATGTCTATGTAGTGAAAGGTGACTACAATTCCATTCCTGATGATAGAGACAGCGTTTTCATCACGCAAAGTGGAAAAGTAACCAAGCGTAAGTTCAGCATGTCTGGAGGATCGGTAGGCCTTTTTGAAGGAAAAAGAATTGGTAGAGCTAAAAATCTGGAAAAACTTCAAGTCGAGATTAAAGAATTGAACAAAAAAATCAGCCAAATCAAAGAAAGTCTTGAAAGCAGACAAAATGATTTGGATAATCTTAAAGAACATAGTTACAGAGAAAATATTGAGATTCTGCAAACAGAAATCAATGAAGTCAACTCTGAATATGTCTCTATCAGGACCAAACAAGAACAGTTTTCTCAAATGCTCAACAGCGCTGCCAATAAGCGCGAAGGAATGGAGCAGCAGCGTGAAACTTTAATTGAAGAAATTGAAACCATCAAACCTGATGCAAGTGAAAAATCTGATAAACTAAAAGAGATTGAACAGAGGTTGAGCATTATAAGTGAAGACTTAAGTGTTCAAGATGAAATTTTAAGTCAAAAATCATCATCTTTCAATCAGGAAAATATTGAATTTCATCAGCAACAAAATAGAGTCAATAGCTTAGAACAGGAGATTGGCTACAAACGAACTGCTTTTGAAAGCAGCAAAGAAAGACTAGAGAAAAATCAGCAAGAATTAAAAACAAATGATGAAGCTATAAAAGGCATCATTGATACTGCCGAAACCAATGATGATGAGTTATTGGGCATGTATGATGAAAAAGAGCAGATAGAAATTGGAGTAAATGATGTTGAGAAAGATTATTATGCCTCTCGTGGCCATATAGACGAAATTGAGAAACAAAGTCGAAACATTCAGCGCAACAAAGAGCAGGTAGATGAGCTGTTGATGCAAATCCAGAATAATTTGAATGAAACCAAGCTAGAGCTAAACAGTGTGAAAGAAAGGCTATCTGTGGAATTCGATATTGATTTGGATAAAATCATGAATTCTGAAGAAGAAGAAGAAGAAGAAGTTGAGACGAACGAAACTGCTGAAGATTTACGAAATGAAGTAAGCAAATTAAAGGAGAGAATGGAACGCATTGGACCGATTAATCCAATGGCGATGGAGGCCTATGAAGAAATTAAAGAACGAAACGATTTCATCCTAACTCAACGTGAGGATTTAAGAAATGCCAAAGAGTCATTACTCAACACCATAAGCGAGATTGATGAAGTAGCCAGAACTAATTTTATAGAAGCATACGAAAAAATTAAAGAAAACTTCCAAAAGGTATTTCGTACCTTATTCACGCATGAAGATGAATGTGATTTACAATTATCAGACCCTGAAAACCCATTAGAGTCGAAAATTGAAATCATGGCAAAGCCTAAAGGTAAGCGACCATTAACTATCAATCAATTATCGGGAGGTGAGAAAACTTTAACGGCTACTTCCCTGCTTTTTGCAATTTACCTATTGAAGCCCGCACCATTCTGTATTTTTGATGAAGTTGATGCACCTTTGGATGATGCTAATATTGATAAATTCAACAATATCATCAGAGAATTCTCAAAGGAATCACAATTCATTATCGTGACGCACAATAAAAGAACCATGTCCAGTACAGATGTGATTTATGGCGTGACTATGGTTGAGTTAGGAATTTCAAGGGTTGTACCTGTAGATCTTAGAGAATTAGAAGACACTCTGGAGTAA
- a CDS encoding carotenoid oxygenase family protein — translation MSHPNLLTSTREPLDVELKVKEGKIPEDLSGFVFINSGAGTVNSGGLPYERKLPNGEFNQEFGSPVINGDGYMYRFDFTEAGKVKLKTRLLKTPCFYADIASSPILNPNNPYADIAFKNRGLARMSMKLGTRNQINTAITPFRKPGDDQSRLLATFDAGRPFEFDPKSLDLITPIGENKFWRAGTPPFLNNPFPMVLTTAHPVYDPETKEVFSVNFTKTTKNLLSATEIFHLIFSSEDEIEKRLEERISRWEELDDKDQVVKEVNDFFYKEATEKETKSIWDKLRGLYWRLIGKHFSNEDAVYLVQWTGSKNPKSYKIVNENDSNIQIQHNMHQIGFTRDYVLLADTNFKFTLDVMLNNPFPNNQRIDSFLRELLDGAQNDYSTLYIVHRKDLLPENKVVKAHKVVLPVETVHFSANYENPDGVVTLHAAHNCSACPAEWVRYYDECKLHNKPIDPQRVGMLAVGEMDIGKIGKIVIDVENRDNLEDKTVFLHLEGKPGDKDPGPHTWGVGLYTYRDMLSPDKNVGEIKHIFWQAYGLDDQLLTDFMYRLYQDPKRNRVYSAEQMLEFTKKGAPFVLETVETDSMKATDHYSFPNDTYMWSLQFVPSKSQNNAIPESLNGYILCTVIGEEKNVHQTSSYFSEIWIFDASNLQKGPLAKLHHDELQFAFTIHSVWVKEASEVSEPDYKIDIKQDYDEQIKHIKRRWLRKKVQSLMTNHVYPHFR, via the coding sequence ATGAGTCACCCTAATTTACTCACCTCTACCCGTGAACCCCTAGATGTTGAATTAAAAGTTAAAGAAGGAAAAATCCCAGAAGATTTATCTGGATTTGTATTTATTAATTCAGGTGCAGGTACGGTTAATAGTGGAGGATTACCATATGAAAGAAAGCTTCCAAATGGAGAATTCAATCAGGAATTTGGTTCACCAGTTATTAATGGAGACGGTTATATGTATCGTTTTGATTTTACAGAGGCAGGAAAAGTAAAGCTGAAAACACGATTGTTAAAAACACCATGTTTTTATGCAGACATAGCCTCTAGTCCTATTTTAAATCCTAATAATCCTTATGCAGATATTGCTTTTAAGAATAGAGGGTTGGCTAGGATGTCCATGAAACTGGGTACTAGGAATCAAATCAATACCGCTATAACTCCTTTTCGAAAGCCTGGAGATGATCAATCTCGCTTATTAGCCACATTCGATGCAGGAAGGCCTTTTGAATTTGATCCTAAAAGTTTAGATCTCATTACACCTATAGGAGAAAACAAATTCTGGAGAGCTGGTACACCTCCTTTTTTAAATAATCCATTTCCTATGGTATTGACCACAGCTCATCCTGTTTATGATCCTGAAACCAAGGAGGTATTTAGTGTGAATTTCACTAAAACAACCAAAAACTTATTAAGTGCTACTGAAATTTTCCATTTGATATTTAGTAGTGAAGATGAAATTGAAAAAAGATTAGAAGAAAGAATTAGTAGGTGGGAAGAACTAGATGATAAGGATCAAGTTGTAAAAGAAGTAAATGACTTCTTTTATAAAGAAGCTACAGAAAAAGAGACTAAGTCTATATGGGATAAACTGAGAGGTTTATATTGGAGGCTGATAGGTAAACATTTTTCAAATGAAGATGCCGTTTATCTAGTGCAATGGACTGGATCTAAAAATCCTAAGTCCTATAAAATTGTGAATGAAAATGATTCCAATATTCAAATTCAACATAATATGCATCAAATTGGATTCACTAGGGATTACGTTCTCTTAGCAGATACCAATTTTAAATTTACATTAGATGTGATGTTGAATAATCCTTTTCCTAATAACCAGAGGATTGACTCATTTTTAAGGGAATTATTGGATGGTGCTCAAAATGATTATTCCACACTTTACATTGTTCATAGAAAAGATTTATTACCAGAGAATAAGGTAGTGAAGGCACATAAGGTAGTGCTTCCAGTAGAAACGGTGCACTTTTCAGCTAATTATGAAAATCCTGATGGGGTAGTTACTTTGCATGCAGCACATAATTGTAGCGCATGTCCTGCAGAATGGGTTCGCTATTATGATGAATGTAAATTGCATAATAAACCCATCGACCCTCAAAGAGTTGGTATGTTGGCAGTAGGAGAGATGGATATTGGTAAAATAGGAAAGATTGTTATTGATGTAGAAAATCGTGATAACCTTGAAGATAAAACGGTATTCCTACATCTGGAAGGTAAACCAGGAGACAAAGACCCCGGCCCTCATACTTGGGGTGTGGGTCTTTATACCTATCGTGATATGTTATCACCTGATAAAAATGTTGGAGAAATAAAACATATTTTCTGGCAGGCATACGGTTTAGATGATCAGCTTTTAACCGATTTTATGTACAGACTTTATCAAGATCCTAAAAGAAATCGGGTTTATAGTGCAGAACAGATGCTTGAATTCACTAAAAAAGGTGCTCCATTTGTTCTAGAAACAGTTGAAACTGATTCGATGAAAGCCACAGATCACTACAGTTTTCCGAACGATACATATATGTGGTCTTTGCAATTTGTACCTAGTAAGTCTCAAAATAATGCTATTCCTGAATCTTTAAATGGTTATATTTTATGTACTGTAATAGGAGAAGAGAAAAATGTTCATCAAACGAGTTCTTACTTTTCGGAGATCTGGATTTTTGATGCCTCAAATTTGCAGAAGGGACCTCTTGCAAAGCTGCATCATGATGAACTACAGTTCGCTTTTACAATCCATTCTGTTTGGGTTAAAGAGGCCTCTGAAGTTAGTGAGCCTGATTATAAAATTGATATAAAACAAGATTATGATGAACAGATAAAGCATATAAAAAGAAGGTGGTTACGCAAAAAAGTACAATCTTTGATGACTAATCATGTTTATCCTCATTTTCGATAA
- a CDS encoding PP2C family protein-serine/threonine phosphatase has product MKLNIADSFGINLNEAWKEEYKRIGHIYARWGALLVIFLFPLSTIPELSIDKPNLNIWYAFRYGPSVVVGIVFLLHQKFKFSHELLFEIIAFCLFTSAAYMVDCSDWMTYLISMVTVFITSAVLVILRPFYFVINFFAVFLIQILVHTYFCDAGILDYFMMKSVNILIVVGIAAFSMAVFRYYIMKNNFMHRVALQEAHFELQERNQSLIKAQKDLRFKSDQISEQNEELKMQKEEILSQRDAMQSQKEFIEKQNRDIIGSIRYAERIQSAMLPTNAYIKKMLPNSFVLFIPRDIVSGDFYWAAEVNGKKIIAAIDCTGHGVPGAFMSLVGDTNMNQIVLQDGVTDPAEILNKLHFGVSSYLKQSETENQDGMDAAIVVIDEKKKTMRFAGAKNPLVIVKENQEMEIIKGDKMSIGGKRKTNIQDGFISHSIVYNPQDTFYIFSDGYQDQFGGPNDKKFMVRKLRNLLQEVSVKEMNDQYYLLNKRFEEWKQGYSQTDDVLLIGFKIN; this is encoded by the coding sequence ATGAAGCTCAATATAGCAGACAGTTTTGGTATTAATTTGAATGAAGCTTGGAAAGAAGAATATAAGCGGATAGGGCATATCTATGCTAGGTGGGGTGCTCTTCTAGTTATTTTTCTGTTTCCTCTTAGCACCATTCCTGAACTCTCTATTGATAAGCCAAACTTAAATATATGGTATGCATTTAGGTATGGACCTTCAGTTGTTGTGGGAATAGTATTTTTACTTCATCAAAAATTCAAATTTAGCCACGAATTACTGTTTGAGATCATTGCCTTCTGTCTCTTTACCTCTGCCGCTTATATGGTAGATTGTTCAGACTGGATGACTTACTTAATTTCGATGGTGACAGTATTTATCACCAGTGCGGTTTTGGTTATACTAAGGCCATTTTATTTTGTGATTAACTTCTTTGCGGTTTTTCTAATCCAGATTTTAGTCCACACCTATTTTTGTGATGCTGGAATATTAGATTATTTCATGATGAAGAGTGTTAATATTTTGATTGTAGTAGGAATTGCTGCCTTTTCTATGGCCGTTTTCCGCTATTATATCATGAAAAATAATTTCATGCATCGTGTAGCATTGCAAGAAGCCCATTTTGAATTGCAAGAAAGAAATCAAAGTTTAATTAAGGCTCAAAAAGATTTAAGGTTTAAGAGTGATCAGATTTCTGAGCAGAATGAAGAACTTAAAATGCAAAAAGAAGAAATTCTTTCTCAAAGAGATGCCATGCAGTCACAGAAAGAATTTATTGAAAAGCAAAATAGGGATATTATAGGGAGTATTCGATATGCGGAAAGGATTCAATCAGCTATGTTGCCCACTAATGCATACATTAAAAAGATGCTACCAAATTCATTCGTATTGTTTATTCCAAGAGATATAGTCTCAGGAGATTTTTATTGGGCTGCTGAAGTGAATGGAAAGAAAATTATTGCTGCTATTGATTGTACAGGACATGGAGTGCCTGGTGCTTTCATGTCATTAGTTGGAGATACTAATATGAATCAGATTGTGCTTCAAGATGGAGTTACAGATCCTGCTGAAATACTGAACAAATTGCATTTTGGAGTAAGTAGTTACCTAAAGCAATCTGAAACTGAAAATCAGGATGGAATGGATGCTGCTATAGTTGTAATTGATGAAAAGAAAAAAACTATGCGCTTTGCGGGCGCTAAAAACCCTCTGGTGATTGTGAAAGAAAATCAAGAGATGGAAATTATCAAAGGCGATAAAATGTCCATAGGGGGCAAAAGAAAGACCAATATTCAAGATGGATTTATTTCTCATTCGATAGTTTACAATCCACAAGATACTTTCTACATTTTCTCTGATGGGTACCAAGATCAATTTGGTGGGCCAAATGATAAAAAATTTATGGTGCGCAAATTACGTAATCTTCTACAAGAGGTGTCTGTGAAAGAAATGAACGATCAATATTATCTATTAAATAAGCGATTTGAGGAATGGAAACAGGGATATAGTCAAACTGACGATGTTCTATTGATAGGTTTTAAAATTAATTAA
- a CDS encoding M56 family metallopeptidase, with protein sequence METLIYISKAHLLFLILGGIYHYSLRNEKSFTFNRFYLLAIYGVSIIAPLLEFKFFKNITFIESSLLSGANSTTTFNKGPQTIETGLFTLDIIFPWAYGILVFLSFLIFLIKFGKSYYQFKLLYRFARFDFKHKVYWVEDDIPPFTFLNKTLLPEKLMYDENKEVILKHEKNHRTTLHFFDIIWVEILSSILIFNPLNKKIKKYIVENHEYLADQYACEDTQKTNYAQILIQQTLNQQQFQFVSYFARPTILNRLNMLESSKNSKSKPFLAALSFALISLLFACDLNPKEEIILKPENKPTSDNKVLKDEHDNVNPIFSVVEKQAEPREGIEALYDALSKDLEGNYPKEAINKGVEGVVYIKFVIERDGSLSNVKSVKGIGAGCDELAVEVLKNYGNWIPGKHNGKTVRSTRVIPIRFVL encoded by the coding sequence ATGGAAACCTTAATTTACATTTCAAAAGCTCATTTGTTGTTTTTGATTTTGGGTGGAATCTATCATTACTCATTAAGAAATGAGAAAAGCTTCACCTTTAATCGTTTCTATCTTCTAGCAATTTATGGGGTAAGTATAATTGCCCCTTTGCTAGAATTTAAATTTTTTAAGAACATCACATTTATTGAATCATCTTTATTAAGTGGTGCCAATTCAACAACAACATTTAATAAAGGCCCACAAACTATAGAAACCGGTTTATTTACCTTAGATATTATTTTTCCTTGGGCATATGGTATTTTAGTTTTCCTATCGTTTTTAATTTTCTTAATAAAGTTTGGGAAAAGCTATTACCAATTTAAATTACTTTACCGATTCGCACGTTTCGATTTCAAACATAAGGTTTATTGGGTTGAAGATGACATCCCTCCTTTTACATTCTTAAATAAAACCTTGCTTCCTGAAAAATTAATGTATGATGAAAACAAAGAGGTAATTCTAAAACACGAAAAAAATCACAGAACAACATTGCATTTTTTTGATATTATTTGGGTAGAAATTTTATCATCAATCCTCATTTTCAACCCTTTAAATAAGAAAATTAAAAAATATATTGTAGAAAATCATGAGTATTTAGCGGATCAATATGCTTGCGAGGACACTCAAAAAACGAATTATGCACAAATATTAATACAACAAACATTAAACCAACAGCAATTTCAGTTTGTAAGCTATTTTGCTAGGCCAACCATATTAAATAGATTAAACATGTTGGAGAGTAGTAAAAACTCTAAAAGTAAGCCGTTTTTAGCTGCTTTAAGTTTTGCTTTAATTAGCTTACTATTTGCATGTGATTTAAATCCAAAGGAAGAGATCATCTTAAAACCAGAAAATAAACCTACATCTGATAATAAGGTATTGAAAGATGAACACGATAATGTAAATCCAATTTTCTCAGTAGTTGAAAAGCAAGCAGAGCCCCGAGAAGGAATCGAAGCCTTATATGATGCTTTAAGTAAAGACTTAGAAGGAAATTATCCTAAGGAAGCTATCAATAAAGGCGTTGAAGGTGTTGTTTATATTAAATTTGTAATTGAAAGAGACGGTAGCTTAAGTAATGTAAAATCTGTAAAAGGAATTGGCGCTGGTTGTGATGAATTAGCAGTTGAAGTACTCAAAAACTACGGTAATTGGATACCAGGAAAGCATAATGGAAAGACTGTACGTTCCACAAGAGTTATTCCTATCAGGTTTGTTTTATAA
- a CDS encoding BlaI/MecI/CopY family transcriptional regulator, with the protein MLVLTRAEEQIMHKLWGLKKAYVKEVLETLPEPKPAYNTVSTIIRILERKGVVGHEKTGKSYLYYPVLKKDEYKKQSLKKLIHGYFEGSFANMASFFAKEENLSTSELDEVMKHLKDQK; encoded by the coding sequence ATGTTAGTATTAACCAGAGCAGAAGAACAAATCATGCATAAGCTATGGGGCTTGAAAAAAGCTTATGTAAAAGAAGTATTGGAAACTTTACCAGAACCTAAACCAGCCTACAATACCGTAAGTACAATTATTCGAATTCTAGAAAGAAAAGGAGTAGTTGGCCATGAAAAAACAGGTAAAAGCTATTTGTATTATCCAGTATTAAAAAAAGATGAATACAAAAAACAAAGCTTGAAAAAACTTATCCATGGTTATTTTGAAGGATCATTTGCTAATATGGCATCTTTCTTTGCGAAAGAAGAAAACCTAAGTACCTCAGAACTAGACGAGGTAATGAAGCATTTGAAAGATCAAAAATAA
- a CDS encoding cation:proton antiporter, with product MIELASILVLGVFAQWLAWKIKQPAILPLILIGLLVGPISTFFTPEGSKLIDGDQIFSGDLLFSFVSLSVGVILFEGGLTLNLKEVRTVASTVRNLLFVGVIITFIGGTVAAIAILDLSLSMALLFGGLIIVSGPTVVLPILRNVRPNAKINTILKWEGILIDPLGALIAVLVYEFIKSSSNGEYYTVEALKDFFTTISVGFFVGGFGAILIWYIISKNKIPDYLRNVITLGTVILVFSVSDLLQKEAGLLATTIMGIVLANMKLDDFKKILSFKEDISLILVTLLFILLSSRIDIVQIEQLGTRSLVLFAVVILILRPLGVWLSSIGSNLRWQEKLFIAWIGPRGIVAAAVASLFSLDLLSSDATSEALKTEAELLLPLVFLVIVGTVVIQGTSAKYVGKWLGVLRKEPQGVLFVGANEIAKKLALYLKKEGFYVLLADTAKHNVNEARKLNIPVYEGNILSEEIFEEVDLSQIGKMMAVTSNSGINSLALSWFDNELGMENTYRIVSKEEAENDNLPLPKNVLFKSRLDYLSLNHLLRQNSEISEVKFYGESEYEEFLEEKGKTIIPLFIITAEKKLQIISGYPEEVGKDDRLIFLKNKNYNMKSNENE from the coding sequence ATGATAGAGTTAGCAAGCATTTTAGTATTAGGGGTATTTGCCCAGTGGTTGGCATGGAAGATAAAACAACCCGCAATACTTCCCCTAATTTTAATAGGACTACTTGTTGGTCCAATATCTACTTTCTTTACTCCAGAAGGTAGTAAGCTAATTGATGGTGATCAGATTTTTTCAGGTGATTTACTATTTTCCTTTGTATCACTATCCGTAGGTGTTATACTTTTTGAAGGAGGCTTAACTCTTAATTTAAAGGAAGTAAGAACCGTGGCCAGTACTGTTCGGAATTTACTATTTGTAGGAGTGATTATAACCTTTATTGGTGGAACAGTTGCCGCCATCGCCATTCTTGACTTGAGTCTTTCAATGGCATTATTATTTGGTGGGTTAATAATAGTTTCAGGACCAACAGTGGTTCTACCCATTCTTCGAAACGTACGACCTAATGCCAAAATTAATACCATTCTAAAATGGGAAGGAATTCTTATTGACCCATTAGGTGCTTTAATAGCAGTTCTGGTTTATGAATTCATAAAAAGCTCTTCGAACGGTGAATACTACACAGTAGAAGCATTAAAAGATTTCTTCACTACCATTTCTGTTGGTTTCTTTGTTGGTGGTTTTGGAGCAATTTTAATATGGTATATTATTAGTAAGAATAAGATTCCAGATTATTTAAGGAATGTAATCACCTTAGGTACAGTAATATTAGTATTTTCTGTTTCTGATTTATTACAAAAAGAAGCTGGCTTACTAGCAACCACCATAATGGGAATTGTATTAGCCAACATGAAACTTGATGATTTCAAAAAAATATTGTCTTTTAAGGAAGATATCAGTCTTATATTGGTGACCCTTCTATTTATCCTGCTTTCAAGTAGAATTGATATTGTACAAATAGAACAATTAGGTACCAGAAGTTTAGTGCTCTTTGCTGTAGTTATTTTAATACTTAGACCTTTAGGGGTTTGGTTGAGTTCAATAGGCTCTAATTTACGATGGCAAGAAAAATTATTTATAGCATGGATTGGACCTAGAGGTATTGTAGCTGCAGCAGTAGCTTCCCTATTCTCTCTTGATTTATTAAGTTCCGATGCCACAAGTGAAGCTTTAAAAACTGAAGCAGAATTACTCTTACCTCTTGTTTTCTTGGTTATTGTAGGGACTGTAGTTATACAGGGAACAAGCGCAAAATATGTTGGCAAATGGTTAGGTGTTTTAAGAAAGGAACCCCAAGGAGTACTGTTTGTCGGAGCAAATGAAATAGCTAAAAAATTAGCTTTATATCTCAAAAAAGAAGGCTTTTATGTATTATTGGCAGATACAGCCAAACATAATGTTAATGAAGCTAGAAAACTGAATATACCAGTATACGAAGGAAACATACTTTCTGAAGAAATTTTTGAGGAGGTAGATTTATCGCAAATTGGTAAAATGATGGCTGTAACCAGTAACTCTGGTATCAATTCATTAGCATTAAGTTGGTTCGATAATGAATTAGGTATGGAAAATACCTACAGAATAGTGAGTAAAGAAGAGGCAGAAAACGATAATCTACCGTTACCGAAAAATGTACTCTTCAAATCCAGATTGGACTACCTAAGTCTTAATCATTTATTGAGACAAAATAGTGAAATTTCAGAAGTGAAATTCTACGGAGAATCCGAATATGAAGAATTTTTGGAAGAAAAAGGAAAAACAATAATTCCATTATTTATTATAACTGCTGAAAAGAAATTACAAATTATTTCAGGTTATCCAGAAGAGGTTGGAAAAGATGACCGGTTGATATTTTTGAAAAACAAAAATTACAACATGAAAAGCAATGAAAACGAATGA